From the Lolium rigidum isolate FL_2022 chromosome 2, APGP_CSIRO_Lrig_0.1, whole genome shotgun sequence genome, one window contains:
- the LOC124687586 gene encoding ferredoxin-thioredoxin reductase, variable chain-like, which produces MATTAATMAPPSTSTSSVLFLRRLPSPATRGLGPPPPRAPRLRTARLQVSLTSDVSSSSDVAAEEAEHAPKIGRRVRVTAPLRVYHVVKAPDLDVQGLEGVIKQYVGVWKGKRITANFPFKVEFQVAVDTQPKPVKLFVHLREDEFEYID; this is translated from the coding sequence ATGGCAACTACCGCCGCGACCATGGCGCCACCGTCCACCTCGACCTCCTCCGTGctcttcctccgccgcctcccctccccgGCCACCCGCGgcctcgggccgccgcctccccgcGCCCCGCGCCTCCGCACCGCGCGcctgcaggtctccctcaccagcgacgtctcctcctcctccgacgtggccgcggaggaggccgagcACGCGCCCAAGATCGGCAGGCGCGTGCGCGTCACGGCGCCGCTCCGCGTCTACCACGTCGTCAAGGCGCCCGACCTGGACGTCCAGGGCCTGGAGGGCGTCATCAAGCAGTACGTGGGCGTCTGGAAGGGCAAGCGCATCACCGCCAACTTCCCCTTCAAGGTCGAGTTCCAGGTCGCCGTCGACACCCAGCCCAAGCCCGTCAAGCTCTTCGTCCACCTGCGGGAGGACGAGTTCGAGTACATCGATTGA